The region GCCACGTAGCCCGCCGCAACGGCCTTTTTGATCAGATAATCATCGTAGATGCCGAAGGGCCAGGCGAGCAGATCGACCTTCGTACCAAGCTCCGATTCGAGCTTGGTCTTGGATTTCAGAAGCTGGGTCGTGACGAACTTGTCATAGGCCTCGCCGCTGAGCTTCTTCCGCTCCTTCTTGAAGTTCGGGTGCCAGTAGGTATGGGACTGGATATCGAAGAGCCCCGTTTTCCTGAGCTCACGCAGCTGTTCCCAGGTCATGGCGTACTTTGCGTTGGAAATGGCGGAGGGGTAGGTAAAGACCGTGACCGGATAGCCATACCTGCGGATAACCGGCAGCATGTCGCTGTACACGGATTTGTGGGCATCATCGGCGACGATGACCACCGATTTCGGCTTCGGGGCCGGGGCCTTGCCGCGGTAATGGTCCACGAGGCGGCGGAGCGGGATAACCGTATAGCCGTTGTCGTGCAGGTACTTCATATGGGACTCGAATACCGGGGTCGTGACGGTCATGCCGTCGGCAACCGTGGGGCCGAAGCGGTGATAGAGCAGGATCGGAACGCGGAACTCTTCGGCGGCACAAGCGGAACCGGCGGCAAACCAGGTGGAAACGGCGATGAGCAGACAGCAGACGAAACGCAACAACGGCATACACAACCTTTCTGAAAGAGATTTGGCGGCCGGGGAGATCATCCCCTGACGATATACACGGAACAGGGGGCGCTGCTGGCCACCCGGTGGGAAACGCTTCCCTTGAGACGGCGCTGGATGAACCCCTTGCCGGAACTGCCGATGGCAATGACGTCGATGTGTTCGCGTTTGGCGAATTCGATCAGCTTTTCGGCCGGCTCGCCGTATTCGACGATCATCTCCAGGGGGATATCGTGCTCGGAAGCGCTTTTCTCGATGACGTAGAATATGCGGCGGCGCAGGTCATCCCACTGCTCCGTCTCGGTGACCGGGGCCGACGGCACGAAATCGGTATAGGTCGAAGTCGGGGAATTGGGCAACACCAGCATGGCATAGATCTGGCTCTTGAACTGGCTTTTGTTGCCGGCGGCAAGCCTGACCGCCTCTTCGGCCGCCTTATCCGACTGCGGCGAACCGTCGATGGCGACGAGTATCTTTTTTCTCAGGTTCAGCATGCCGCACCCCGCATGTTTTATTCATACCTCTTTATCAGGGGAACCGTGCAATCCCCTCCCTAA is a window of Geobacter sp. FeAm09 DNA encoding:
- a CDS encoding polysaccharide deacetylase family protein produces the protein MPLLRFVCCLLIAVSTWFAAGSACAAEEFRVPILLYHRFGPTVADGMTVTTPVFESHMKYLHDNGYTVIPLRRLVDHYRGKAPAPKPKSVVIVADDAHKSVYSDMLPVIRRYGYPVTVFTYPSAISNAKYAMTWEQLRELRKTGLFDIQSHTYWHPNFKKERKKLSGEAYDKFVTTQLLKSKTKLESELGTKVDLLAWPFGIYDDYLIKKAVAAGYVASFTIERRHATPRDPIMKLPRYLLINSDSGKAFIQLLEGNAVKRNVVY
- a CDS encoding universal stress protein, which translates into the protein MLNLRKKILVAIDGSPQSDKAAEEAVRLAAGNKSQFKSQIYAMLVLPNSPTSTYTDFVPSAPVTETEQWDDLRRRIFYVIEKSASEHDIPLEMIVEYGEPAEKLIEFAKREHIDVIAIGSSGKGFIQRRLKGSVSHRVASSAPCSVYIVRG